One stretch of Paenibacillus sp. AN1007 DNA includes these proteins:
- the alr gene encoding alanine racemase, with protein MQGQYRPTQAEINLDHLRSNVTAFRKALPQGTRFLACVKANAYGHGAVETARELERLGVDYLSVAFLDEALELRLHGITSPILVLGYTPPEGVAAAWQHDVTITLFSREVLEAIKQVKPGTYANPLKVHIKIDSGMGRLGLLPGKEAIDFIQEVSSLDQVMLEGMFTHYAKADERDKTYTLEQYRRFQSAVEALRDQGCVIPIIHTANSAAAIDTPELSYDMVRVGISLYGLYPSAEVNHQVVKLLPVLTLKTEAVLVKTLPPHWGVSYGTRYFTQENERIATLPIGYADGFSRMLTGKAQVLVRGRRVPVVGTICMDQCMVSLQSFAQEAEEIQAGEEVVLIGHQSGGVITAREVADQLGTIDYEVICMMAHRIPRIYTRGGTVVARINPLLTT; from the coding sequence GTGCAAGGACAATATAGGCCGACTCAGGCGGAGATTAATCTGGACCATCTGCGAAGCAACGTGACCGCTTTTCGTAAGGCACTGCCTCAAGGTACGAGATTCCTCGCCTGCGTCAAGGCTAACGCCTACGGGCACGGTGCAGTGGAGACTGCCAGAGAACTGGAACGACTGGGTGTGGATTATTTAAGTGTAGCGTTTCTTGATGAAGCTCTTGAACTTCGTCTGCACGGTATTACAAGTCCAATTCTGGTATTGGGATATACGCCGCCTGAAGGAGTCGCTGCAGCATGGCAGCACGATGTGACTATTACCTTGTTCAGCAGAGAAGTGCTTGAGGCGATCAAACAGGTGAAGCCAGGCACCTATGCGAACCCGCTAAAAGTTCACATCAAAATTGACAGCGGTATGGGAAGACTGGGTCTGCTTCCCGGCAAGGAGGCCATTGATTTTATACAAGAGGTGTCCTCGCTTGATCAGGTGATGCTTGAAGGCATGTTTACGCATTATGCCAAAGCAGATGAACGAGACAAGACCTACACACTTGAGCAGTATCGACGGTTCCAGAGTGCTGTTGAGGCACTCCGGGATCAGGGATGTGTCATCCCGATTATACATACGGCGAACAGTGCCGCTGCCATTGATACACCTGAATTATCCTATGATATGGTGCGTGTGGGTATCAGCCTGTACGGACTGTATCCTTCTGCAGAGGTGAATCATCAGGTGGTGAAGCTGCTCCCGGTATTGACACTGAAGACCGAAGCGGTTCTTGTGAAAACACTGCCTCCTCATTGGGGAGTCAGTTATGGAACCCGCTATTTTACGCAGGAAAATGAACGAATAGCGACCTTACCTATCGGTTATGCAGACGGCTTCTCAAGAATGCTGACAGGTAAAGCACAAGTGCTTGTGCGCGGCCGCCGCGTCCCTGTCGTTGGCACGATCTGTATGGACCAGTGTATGGTGTCGCTGCAATCTTTCGCACAAGAGGCGGAAGAAATTCAAGCCGGCGAAGAGGTTGTTCTCATCGGCCATCAGTCTGGTGGTGTGATTACCGCTAGAGAGGTGGCAGACCAGTTAGGTACGATTGACTACGAAGTGATCTGCATGATGGCACATCGTATTCCACGGATTTATACCCGTGGAGGAACGGTAGTCGCCAGGATCAATCCCCTTTTGACAACTTGA
- a CDS encoding ribbon-helix-helix protein, CopG family yields the protein MANLQNTKRIMISLPDYLLQEVDGIVALENSNRSELIRQAMKLYLTERKKRYIRESMQRGYMEMAKINLTMASEAFHAEEDADSTLDRLVSGV from the coding sequence GTGGCCAACTTGCAGAACACCAAGCGGATTATGATCAGTTTGCCTGATTATCTTTTGCAGGAAGTGGATGGCATCGTAGCGCTGGAGAATTCCAACCGCAGCGAATTGATTAGGCAGGCGATGAAGCTGTACTTGACGGAGCGGAAGAAACGTTATATCCGTGAATCGATGCAGCGAGGGTACATGGAGATGGCGAAAATCAATCTGACCATGGCATCCGAAGCCTTTCACGCGGAGGAAGATGCGGACAGCACTCTGGACCGCTTAGTTAGCGGGGTGTAG
- a CDS encoding Tex family protein, with translation MSEQETVLEPNEETLKAERQERIIKQVAKELSLSLKQIRTTSELLDEGNTIPFIARYRKEMTGELDENQLRQIEERLVYLRNLEDRKLEVIRIIEEQGKLTKELEKSITQAVKLQEVEDLYRPYRQKRKTRASAAKEKGLEPLAAWIWEQPKQGDALQEAARYINAELGVEDAESALQGAKDILAENIADDAAIRAWIRRYTLDHGMLTSEAKDTEQESVYENYYSYRELAKKMPPHRILAINRGEREGILKVGLDVQAEPAHRHMEGQIIRGASVVQEILRSVVEDAYKRLIAPSIEREVRAELTEKGETQAISVFSANLRNLLLQPPIHGKRVLGVDPAYRTGCKLAVVDDTGKLLEVAVTYPTPPHNKKREAAEVFHRMIKQYDIGLIVIGNGTGSRETEQFVAEIIQENGDESLVYLIVNEAGASVYSASKLAQEEFPDLDVAERSAASIARRVQDPLAELVKIDPKAIGVGQYQHDVSQKVLEESLKAVVESAVNHVGVDVNTASPSLLSYVAGVNATIAKNIVKYREENGRFTNRRQLQKVPRLGAKTYEQCVGFMRISEGENPLDRTPIHPESYKVVDKLFKELQVELDKLGSKELAVLLSEQQTEQLAVKLDVGVPTLRDILDSLQRPGRDPREEMPLPIFRTDVLKIEDLVEGMELQGTVRNVIDFGAFVDIGIKSDGLVHISQLSNGYVKHPMDVVSVGDNVTVWVMNVDTKKGRVGLTMKKPSSVN, from the coding sequence TTGTCTGAACAGGAAACGGTTCTGGAACCCAATGAAGAAACATTAAAGGCGGAACGCCAAGAACGAATCATCAAACAGGTAGCCAAGGAACTGTCACTGTCCTTGAAGCAGATTCGCACCACATCGGAGCTTCTGGACGAAGGCAATACGATTCCATTTATCGCCCGCTACCGTAAAGAAATGACTGGAGAACTGGATGAGAACCAGCTGCGCCAGATTGAAGAGCGTCTTGTGTATTTGCGCAATCTGGAAGATCGCAAGCTGGAAGTTATCCGTATTATAGAGGAACAGGGCAAGCTGACGAAAGAGCTGGAAAAATCCATTACCCAGGCGGTTAAACTGCAGGAAGTCGAGGACTTGTATCGTCCTTATCGTCAGAAACGGAAGACGCGTGCCAGTGCGGCCAAGGAGAAAGGTCTGGAGCCGCTTGCTGCATGGATCTGGGAACAGCCGAAACAGGGGGATGCACTTCAGGAGGCTGCACGTTACATTAATGCAGAACTGGGAGTAGAGGATGCAGAGTCAGCCCTGCAGGGTGCCAAGGATATTCTGGCTGAAAATATTGCTGATGATGCAGCCATTCGTGCCTGGATTCGCAGATATACACTGGATCACGGCATGCTGACTTCAGAAGCCAAGGATACCGAGCAGGAGTCAGTGTACGAGAATTATTACAGTTATCGTGAGTTGGCCAAAAAAATGCCGCCGCACCGTATTCTTGCGATTAACCGCGGAGAACGCGAAGGCATTCTCAAGGTCGGACTGGACGTTCAAGCCGAGCCTGCTCACCGCCATATGGAAGGGCAGATTATTCGAGGCGCTTCTGTAGTGCAGGAGATTCTGCGTTCTGTCGTTGAAGATGCGTACAAACGACTGATTGCCCCGTCCATTGAACGTGAAGTGCGTGCCGAGTTGACGGAAAAAGGGGAAACTCAGGCGATTTCGGTATTCTCTGCGAATCTGCGCAACCTGCTGTTACAGCCGCCGATTCATGGCAAACGGGTACTGGGTGTCGATCCAGCCTACCGTACAGGCTGTAAACTGGCCGTTGTCGACGATACAGGCAAGCTGCTCGAAGTCGCTGTAACTTACCCGACACCTCCACATAACAAGAAACGTGAAGCGGCTGAAGTATTCCACCGGATGATCAAGCAGTACGATATCGGATTGATCGTTATCGGTAACGGAACGGGTTCACGTGAAACAGAACAGTTTGTAGCCGAAATTATTCAGGAGAATGGAGACGAGAGTCTGGTCTACCTGATTGTTAACGAGGCCGGTGCGAGTGTGTACTCTGCATCCAAGCTTGCTCAGGAAGAGTTTCCGGATCTGGATGTCGCCGAGCGAAGTGCGGCTTCCATAGCTCGCCGGGTACAGGACCCGCTGGCTGAACTTGTTAAAATTGATCCCAAGGCGATTGGCGTCGGCCAATATCAGCATGACGTATCGCAAAAGGTACTGGAAGAGAGTCTGAAGGCTGTCGTGGAATCAGCAGTTAACCATGTTGGTGTGGATGTCAATACGGCTTCGCCTTCCTTGTTATCTTATGTAGCCGGCGTTAATGCCACCATTGCCAAGAACATCGTTAAATATCGCGAAGAAAATGGGCGTTTCACGAATCGCCGTCAGCTGCAGAAGGTGCCTCGCCTGGGGGCCAAAACGTATGAACAATGCGTAGGTTTTATGCGCATCTCCGAGGGCGAGAATCCGCTGGATCGTACGCCAATTCACCCTGAATCGTATAAGGTTGTAGATAAGCTGTTCAAGGAACTTCAGGTTGAACTGGACAAGCTTGGAAGCAAAGAACTGGCTGTCCTTCTGTCTGAGCAGCAGACAGAGCAGCTGGCTGTGAAACTGGATGTGGGTGTGCCGACACTGCGCGACATTCTGGACAGCTTGCAGCGTCCAGGGCGTGACCCGCGCGAAGAGATGCCGCTGCCTATTTTCCGCACAGATGTACTCAAGATTGAAGATCTGGTGGAAGGAATGGAACTGCAGGGTACGGTTCGTAACGTTATTGACTTCGGTGCCTTTGTGGACATCGGGATCAAGAGTGACGGGCTTGTCCACATTTCCCAACTGAGTAACGGGTATGTCAAACATCCGATGGATGTTGTCTCCGTTGGTGATAATGTGACCGTATGGGTGATGAATGTAGATACCAAGAAAGGCCGTGTCGGCCTGACGATGAAAAAGCCTTCCTCTGTTAACTAA
- a CDS encoding alpha-galactosidase, with the protein MSIYINQEKLQFHLQTREASYVFQVLPSGYLVHLYYGKKLRDTDLSWLHVRTERASFSPNPVPEDRTISFDTLPVELPVYGTSDFRNPAIQLELENGSTVSEFTYIGHRLVKGKEGLAGLPATYVESEDEADTLVIEMQDKVSGVKIELTYTAFAAFNAITRSMRIINESANVVNVLRALSSSVDLPHADYELLQLSGAWTRERDIVRRPLASGLQGIESRRGSSSHQQNPFIALMTPGTDEDQGEVYGFSLVYSGSFTAQAEVDQFYTTRVSVGINPFEFSWKLEPQESFQTPETVMVYSDAGLDGMSQSYHELYRERLARGQFRNAERPVLVNNWEATYFGFNADKIEQIARAGQKLGIELFVLDDGWFGHRDSDNSSLGDWIVDKNKLPQGLDDLANRVTGLDMQFGLWFEPEMISPDSELYRAHSDWCLHVPDRRRTEGRQQLVLDFSRQDVRDEIVRMLSDVLSSAPITYVKWDMNRNMTEVGSALLPADRQRETAHRYMLGLYEVMERIVTSFPHILFESCSGGGGRFDPGMLYYMPQAWTSDNTDAISRLRIQYGTSLVYPVSSMGSHISAVPNHQVNRITSLEIRGHVAMSGNFGYELDLTKFTDEENAIVKAQVELYKEIRSTVQYGTFRRLLSPFEGNETAWMFTAPDGSEVIVFYFRVLSEPNAPLQRLKLKGLDPNADYRLKGGSETFTGDALMYGGIAVGSESGDYLSEMFRFERV; encoded by the coding sequence ATGAGCATTTACATCAATCAAGAGAAACTTCAGTTTCATTTACAGACCCGCGAGGCGAGTTATGTGTTTCAAGTGCTGCCTTCGGGATATTTGGTGCATTTGTATTATGGCAAAAAACTGCGTGATACCGACCTGAGCTGGCTTCATGTTCGGACCGAAAGAGCATCTTTCAGCCCGAATCCGGTGCCTGAGGATCGAACGATCTCTTTCGACACTCTGCCAGTGGAACTTCCGGTCTATGGTACGAGTGATTTCCGCAACCCCGCCATTCAGCTGGAACTGGAGAATGGCTCAACGGTATCCGAGTTTACGTATATAGGCCATCGATTGGTCAAAGGGAAAGAAGGATTAGCTGGCCTCCCGGCAACGTACGTAGAATCCGAGGATGAAGCGGACACGTTAGTGATCGAAATGCAGGATAAGGTATCCGGCGTAAAAATCGAGCTTACCTATACCGCGTTTGCAGCTTTTAATGCAATCACACGGTCCATGCGGATCATTAATGAGAGCGCTAACGTTGTAAATGTGCTGCGTGCCCTCAGCTCTTCAGTAGATCTGCCGCATGCGGATTACGAGCTGCTGCAGCTGTCAGGTGCCTGGACACGTGAACGTGACATCGTTCGCCGTCCACTCGCTTCCGGATTGCAGGGCATCGAGAGCCGCCGCGGCTCCAGCAGTCATCAGCAGAATCCATTTATTGCGCTCATGACACCAGGAACGGATGAAGATCAAGGAGAAGTGTATGGATTCAGTCTGGTATATAGCGGCAGCTTTACTGCACAGGCTGAAGTGGATCAATTCTATACGACGCGTGTATCGGTAGGTATCAATCCGTTTGAATTCAGCTGGAAGCTGGAGCCGCAGGAGTCATTCCAGACACCTGAGACGGTTATGGTCTACTCAGATGCAGGTCTGGATGGCATGTCTCAATCTTACCATGAGCTGTACCGTGAACGTCTGGCGCGCGGACAATTCCGCAATGCGGAGCGTCCTGTGCTGGTTAACAACTGGGAAGCGACGTATTTCGGCTTTAACGCGGACAAGATTGAGCAGATTGCTCGCGCCGGGCAGAAGCTGGGCATTGAATTGTTTGTGCTGGATGACGGCTGGTTCGGTCATCGGGATAGTGACAATTCATCTCTGGGTGACTGGATTGTGGACAAAAACAAACTGCCGCAGGGACTGGATGACTTGGCTAACCGTGTCACAGGTCTGGACATGCAGTTTGGATTATGGTTCGAACCGGAGATGATCTCCCCGGATAGTGAACTGTATCGTGCACATTCAGACTGGTGTCTGCATGTACCGGATCGCCGCCGAACGGAAGGAAGACAGCAGCTTGTGCTGGACTTCTCCCGTCAGGATGTACGTGATGAGATCGTTCGTATGCTGTCTGATGTTCTGAGCTCGGCACCAATTACTTACGTGAAGTGGGATATGAACCGAAACATGACAGAGGTTGGTTCTGCGCTGCTCCCGGCTGACAGACAGCGAGAAACGGCGCACCGCTATATGCTTGGACTATACGAAGTGATGGAGCGCATCGTTACCTCCTTCCCACATATTTTGTTCGAAAGCTGCTCGGGTGGTGGCGGACGTTTTGACCCGGGGATGCTGTATTACATGCCTCAGGCATGGACCAGCGATAACACGGATGCGATTTCCCGTTTGCGTATTCAATATGGTACCAGTCTTGTGTACCCTGTAAGTTCAATGGGTTCACATATTTCGGCTGTACCTAACCACCAGGTGAACCGTATTACTTCTCTGGAGATCCGCGGCCATGTTGCCATGTCGGGCAACTTCGGATATGAGCTGGATCTGACCAAGTTCACAGACGAAGAGAATGCGATTGTAAAAGCACAGGTCGAGCTGTACAAGGAAATTCGGAGCACCGTGCAGTACGGTACATTCCGCCGTCTGCTCAGTCCATTCGAGGGCAACGAGACGGCATGGATGTTCACTGCGCCAGATGGCAGTGAAGTGATTGTATTTTACTTCCGTGTACTCTCTGAACCGAACGCACCGCTTCAGCGCCTGAAGCTGAAGGGGCTTGATCCCAATGCGGATTATCGTCTGAAAGGCGGTTCAGAGACGTTTACAGGTGATGCCCTGATGTACGGCGGGATTGCTGTAGGCAGCGAGTCCGGAGACTATCTGAGCGAAATGTTCCGGTTTGAGCGGGTGTAA
- a CDS encoding type II toxin-antitoxin system PemK/MazF family toxin, with protein sequence MIVKRGDVFFADLSPVVGSEQGGVRPVLVIQNDIGNRFSPTCIVAAITAQIQKAKLPTHVEIDAAAHGFDRDSVILLEQIRTIDKQRLTDKITHLDEETMKLVNEALQISLGLIDF encoded by the coding sequence GTGATCGTAAAACGTGGTGACGTTTTTTTTGCGGATCTTTCTCCCGTTGTCGGTTCCGAGCAAGGTGGAGTCAGGCCGGTTCTGGTGATTCAGAACGATATCGGCAACCGGTTCAGTCCAACCTGTATTGTGGCGGCCATTACCGCCCAGATTCAGAAGGCAAAGCTGCCGACGCATGTCGAGATTGATGCGGCTGCGCACGGCTTTGACAGGGACTCGGTGATTTTGCTCGAACAGATTCGGACGATTGATAAGCAGAGGCTGACAGACAAGATTACCCATTTGGATGAGGAGACCATGAAACTGGTCAACGAAGCCTTGCAGATCAGCCTGGGCTTAATCGATTTTTAA
- a CDS encoding DUF4367 domain-containing protein, giving the protein MRRISWMLAMVLVLSALLAACGKKDAAAVVKDLNEVVGEMESYQGAGVMTLHTGETPQQYKVEVWHQKPSYYRIALTNAKKDVTQIVLRNDEGVFVLTPSQNKSFRFQSDWPDNQGQVYLYETLIRSITGDTTRQFADEKESYVFDVAANYNTHALVRQKIWLNKSDYAPKQVEVSDSNANVVVDVKFDSFKFGADFGKDAFDMQRNMTAAAEEGNKAGTDAGAAPAEKTDDAGEQSSANTPNAAGTDGAVSDGQSGVSEGAQQQGTEGTSGSEGAAGEPGSEEPTSAEPKESGSFGVIQPTYAPEGVKLKDDQILEEAGDYSVLLRYEGTYNYTIYEARPQDRAVSLAPSRLVDLGFTAGMISGDALQTLTWTSDGVEYRITSADLPENEMVRIATSMQEESGK; this is encoded by the coding sequence ATGCGCCGAATATCATGGATGCTTGCCATGGTATTGGTCTTATCGGCCTTACTTGCCGCCTGCGGGAAGAAGGATGCGGCTGCAGTGGTCAAAGATCTGAACGAAGTCGTTGGAGAGATGGAAAGTTACCAAGGAGCAGGCGTCATGACGCTGCATACCGGAGAAACACCGCAGCAGTATAAGGTTGAGGTATGGCATCAGAAGCCTTCGTATTATCGCATCGCACTGACCAATGCCAAAAAAGATGTAACGCAAATTGTACTTCGTAATGATGAAGGGGTTTTTGTGCTTACTCCGAGTCAGAATAAAAGCTTCCGCTTCCAGAGCGACTGGCCGGATAATCAGGGTCAGGTTTACCTATATGAAACGTTGATTCGAAGCATTACGGGGGATACAACCCGTCAATTTGCGGATGAAAAAGAAAGCTATGTGTTCGATGTTGCTGCCAACTACAATACACATGCGCTGGTCAGACAGAAAATCTGGCTGAACAAAAGTGATTACGCTCCTAAACAAGTGGAGGTATCGGATTCCAATGCCAACGTGGTTGTGGATGTGAAGTTTGACAGCTTCAAGTTCGGTGCCGATTTTGGAAAAGATGCCTTTGATATGCAGCGTAACATGACAGCTGCGGCAGAAGAGGGGAATAAGGCGGGGACCGACGCAGGTGCAGCACCAGCCGAGAAAACGGATGATGCGGGCGAACAATCATCGGCCAATACTCCGAATGCTGCAGGGACGGACGGAGCTGTAAGTGACGGGCAGTCAGGTGTAAGTGAGGGCGCACAGCAGCAAGGAACAGAAGGAACGTCTGGTTCAGAAGGAGCTGCTGGTGAGCCGGGCAGCGAAGAACCGACCTCCGCGGAACCGAAAGAATCCGGAAGCTTTGGTGTCATTCAGCCGACATATGCACCGGAAGGTGTGAAGTTGAAGGATGATCAGATTTTGGAGGAAGCCGGGGATTATTCCGTCCTGCTCCGTTATGAAGGAACGTACAATTACACCATTTATGAAGCAAGGCCTCAGGATCGTGCGGTATCTCTAGCGCCTTCCCGACTAGTCGATCTTGGATTCACAGCAGGTATGATCAGTGGAGATGCTCTCCAGACACTGACTTGGACTTCTGACGGCGTAGAGTATCGAATTACGAGTGCCGATCTGCCTGAGAATGAAATGGTACGTATTGCGACTTCGATGCAGGAAGAGTCAGGCAAATAG